A window of the Henckelia pumila isolate YLH828 chromosome 3, ASM3356847v2, whole genome shotgun sequence genome harbors these coding sequences:
- the LOC140887657 gene encoding uncharacterized protein produces MVVRSTQRSQSIVELLPQDYVFTDPLVVYSSVIIGIIACKMVYGLSRLIGAVYFKSYSGLSKSPQIEWNNRAMSTLHAVFIATASLYFVFWSDLYSNDEVVGPITLRRSTLSSFSLGVSTGYFLSDIGMIFWLYPSLGGMEYVIHHLLSVAGVSYTMLTGEGQLYTFMVLISEATTPWINLRWYLDEAGMKNSRVYLMNGIVIFLAWLVARILLFVYIFYHMYVHHGQVMQMHTAGVVLVHAVPSTIAVMNLVWFGKIFKGLKKTLARGKKKSQ; encoded by the exons ATGGTGGTCAGATCTACCCAAAGGTCCCAAAGCATAGTTGAGCTGCTTCCACAGGACTATGTATTCACCGATCCCCTTGTTGTCTACTCTTCTGTCATCATTGGCATTATTGCTTGCAAAATG GTTTATGGTCTTAGCCGGCTGATTGGTGCAGTTTACTTCAAAAGCTATTCTGGCCTTTCAAAATCTCCACAAATTGAATGGAATAACCG CGCCATGTCGACACTTCATGCTGTATTTATTGCAACTGCATCGCTGTACTTTGTCTTCTGGTCAGATCTCTATTCTAATGACGAGGTTGTCGGTCCAATTACTCTTCGACGTTCGACACTGTCGTCATTTTCTTTGGGA GTTTCTACAGGTTATTTCCTTTCTGATATTGGCATGATATTTTGGTTATATCCTTCTTTAGGTGGGATGGAATAT GTTATTCACCATCTTCTATCTGTAGCGGGTGTGAGCTACACCATGTTGACTGGTGAAGGACAGCTTTACACTTTCATGGTATTAATATCCGAGGCAACCACACCTTGGATCAATTTGAGATG GTATCTAGATGAAGCTGGAATGAAGAATTCCCGTGTATATCTTATGAATGGAATCGTAATATTCTTAGCATGGCTG GTTGCAAGAATTTTGTTGTTCGTTTACATATTTTATCACATGTATGTGCATCATGGCCAG GTGATGCAAATGCATACAGCTGGAGTGGTGTTGGTGCATGCGGTTCCCTCTACTATAGCCGTGATGAATTTGGTATGGTTTGGGAAAATATTCAAAGGGTTGAAGAAAACTTTAGCAAGAGGGAAGAAGAAGAGCCAGTGA